From Actinoplanes oblitus, a single genomic window includes:
- a CDS encoding inositol monophosphatase family protein, translating to MEQAKDMPPLAHEIAETVRGVMLELRPRLIEAALTGRRGESENLRHEDNFLSEHDLWMHRRYRELLTPILGSFVYASEEAEPEVIGDNSDPDLCVLVDPLDTSELAVRGLLGYTHVMVYSRAAAQPIVAVVGDIFHHLQLYVGARDDQGVDRAFVITADSDTFELKQRSTKKLSESLVTNFLMKAGERFIPLSQQTRLIEALDTPGTDGKSRGRIGVDFGSVSLCHVAAGMTESVIEFAKGFAVWDLAPGHYILHASGGAVLDLEGKPVSLDYGFDTFDEVAKAMDRRQRFVAAGSMDLATEIVSALG from the coding sequence ATGGAGCAGGCCAAGGACATGCCACCCCTCGCTCACGAAATCGCCGAGACGGTGAGAGGGGTGATGCTAGAGCTGCGGCCACGACTCATCGAAGCGGCTCTGACCGGCAGGCGCGGCGAGAGCGAGAACCTGCGCCACGAGGACAACTTCCTGTCCGAGCATGACCTGTGGATGCATCGCCGGTACCGGGAACTCCTGACCCCCATCCTCGGATCGTTCGTCTACGCCTCCGAGGAAGCCGAACCGGAGGTCATCGGCGACAACTCCGACCCTGATCTGTGCGTGCTCGTCGATCCCCTGGACACCAGCGAACTGGCGGTACGGGGCCTGCTCGGCTACACGCACGTGATGGTCTACTCGCGCGCAGCGGCTCAGCCGATCGTCGCCGTGGTGGGCGACATCTTCCATCACCTTCAGCTCTACGTCGGCGCACGTGACGACCAGGGCGTTGACCGCGCTTTCGTCATCACGGCGGACTCCGACACGTTCGAGCTGAAGCAGCGCTCGACGAAGAAGCTTTCCGAGTCCCTGGTCACCAACTTCCTGATGAAGGCGGGTGAGCGGTTCATCCCCCTGTCTCAGCAGACCCGGCTCATTGAAGCGTTGGACACGCCCGGCACGGACGGAAAGAGCCGGGGCCGCATCGGCGTCGACTTCGGGTCGGTCAGCCTGTGCCATGTCGCGGCCGGTATGACCGAGTCCGTCATCGAGTTCGCCAAGGGCTTCGCAGTGTGGGACCTCGCACCAGGGCACTACATCCTGCACGCCTCCGGCGGAGCAGTGCTTGACCTGGAAGGCAAGCCCGTATCCCTTGACTACGGGTTCGACACGTTCGACGAGGTAGCCAAGGCGATGGACCGGCGACAGCGATTCGTCGCCGCCGGCAGCATGGACCTCGCCACCGAGATCGTCTCGGCCCTGGGGTAG